The proteins below come from a single Micromonospora citrea genomic window:
- the arsB gene encoding ACR3 family arsenite efflux transporter yields the protein MSTTTLDDPAAATVVGRLSRLDRFLPVWIGLAMAAGLLLGRLVPGLDTALDAVQVGGISLPIALGLLVMMYPVLAKVRYDRLDTVTGDRRLLVSSLLLNWLVGPALMFALAWVFLADQPEYRTGLIIVGLARCIAMVIIWNDLACGDREAAAVLVALNSVFQVLAFGLLGWFYLAVLPDWLGLEGAALAVSGWDIAANVLIFLGIPLLAGYLSRRLGERARGRDWYERRFLPRIGPTALHGLLFTIVVLFALQGEAITDRPLDVVRIALPLLVYFAVMWAGSYLLGRAVGLGYARTTTLAFTAAGNNFELAIAVAIGTFGVTSGQALAGVVGPLIEVPVLVALVYVSLWARRRFFPSPAPGRPTEPAPR from the coding sequence GTGAGCACCACCACCCTCGACGATCCGGCCGCCGCCACCGTGGTGGGACGCCTGTCCCGCCTCGACCGCTTCCTGCCGGTCTGGATCGGCCTCGCGATGGCCGCCGGCCTCCTGCTCGGCCGGCTGGTGCCGGGCCTGGACACCGCGCTCGACGCGGTGCAGGTCGGCGGCATCTCGCTGCCGATCGCCCTCGGCCTGCTGGTCATGATGTACCCGGTGCTGGCCAAGGTCCGCTACGACCGCCTCGACACGGTCACCGGCGACCGGCGGCTGCTGGTCTCCTCGCTGCTGCTGAACTGGCTCGTCGGGCCCGCGCTGATGTTCGCCCTGGCCTGGGTCTTCCTGGCCGACCAGCCGGAGTACCGCACCGGGCTGATCATCGTCGGGCTGGCCCGCTGCATCGCCATGGTGATCATCTGGAACGACCTGGCCTGCGGCGACCGGGAGGCCGCCGCGGTGCTCGTCGCGCTGAACTCCGTGTTCCAGGTGCTCGCGTTCGGCCTGCTCGGCTGGTTCTATCTCGCCGTCCTGCCGGACTGGCTGGGGCTGGAGGGCGCCGCGCTGGCCGTCTCCGGCTGGGACATCGCGGCCAACGTGCTGATCTTCCTCGGCATCCCGCTGCTGGCCGGCTACCTCAGCCGTCGCCTCGGCGAGCGGGCCCGGGGCCGCGACTGGTACGAGCGCCGGTTCCTGCCGAGAATCGGCCCGACGGCGCTCCACGGGCTGCTGTTCACCATCGTCGTCCTGTTCGCCCTGCAGGGCGAGGCGATCACCGACCGCCCGCTGGACGTGGTACGCATCGCCCTGCCGCTGCTGGTCTACTTCGCCGTGATGTGGGCCGGCTCCTACCTCCTCGGCCGGGCGGTCGGCCTCGGCTACGCACGCACCACGACGCTCGCCTTCACCGCCGCCGGCAACAACTTCGAGCTCGCCATCGCCGTCGCGATCGGCACCTTCGGGGTCACCTCCGGGCAGGCCCTGGCGGGCGTGGTCGGGCCGCTGATCGAGGTGCCGGTCCTGGTCGCCCTCGTCTACGTCTCGCTGTGGGCGCGCCGCCGCTTCTTCCCGTCGCCGGCACCGGGCCGGCCGACCGAACCCGCCCCGCGTTGA
- a CDS encoding MarR family transcriptional regulator gives MDIEASLAARARIHAALGEPARLAIVDALLLGDASPGEIAQALRLTTNLVAHHVRVLTDAGLVARSRSEGDRRRSYLRLRPDALATLTPPPLDEARRVVFVCTHNSARSQLAAALWTRRTHVPTASAGTTPAPRVHPRAVAVARRHGLRLAAAGTAHVDDVVRPEDLVVAVCDNAHEDLTGPLRPRLHWSVPDPARVDTDEAFEAAYAELEARVDRLVPAVTPATSP, from the coding sequence ATGGACATTGAAGCTTCCCTGGCGGCGCGCGCCCGGATCCATGCCGCCCTCGGCGAACCGGCGCGCCTCGCGATCGTCGACGCGCTGCTGCTGGGCGACGCCTCCCCCGGCGAGATCGCGCAGGCGCTGCGCCTGACCACCAACCTCGTCGCCCACCACGTCAGGGTGCTCACCGACGCCGGCCTGGTCGCCCGCTCGCGGTCCGAGGGCGACCGGCGCCGCAGCTACCTGCGGCTGCGCCCGGACGCGCTGGCGACGCTGACCCCGCCGCCGCTGGACGAGGCGCGCCGGGTGGTCTTCGTCTGCACCCACAACTCCGCCCGCTCCCAGCTCGCCGCCGCCCTGTGGACGCGGCGCACGCACGTCCCGACCGCCTCGGCGGGCACCACCCCGGCGCCCCGGGTGCACCCGCGCGCCGTCGCGGTGGCCCGCCGCCACGGCCTGCGCCTCGCCGCGGCCGGCACCGCCCACGTCGACGACGTCGTCCGCCCCGAGGACCTGGTCGTCGCCGTCTGCGACAACGCCCACGAGGACCTCACCGGCCCGCTCCGACCGCGGCTGCACTGGTCGGTGCCGGACCCCGCCCGCGTCGACACCGACGAGGCCTTCGAGGCGGCGTACGCCGAGCTGGAGGCCCGGGTCGACCGGCTCGTCCCCGCCGTCACCCCCGCGACGTCGCCGTGA
- a CDS encoding ArsR/SmtB family transcription factor — translation MDQATPTPATDPSAGPESGLGPATQEFLRALGSPTRQRIMMLFAQGAELSVGEVAERAGISQATASQQLTLLRRGRVVTSRRAGKTVYYRADRDGVLAALADLRAYLLTCC, via the coding sequence ATGGACCAGGCGACGCCCACCCCGGCGACCGATCCGTCCGCCGGCCCCGAGAGCGGGCTGGGGCCGGCCACCCAGGAGTTCCTCAGGGCCCTGGGCAGCCCGACCCGGCAGCGGATCATGATGCTCTTCGCGCAGGGCGCCGAGCTGTCCGTCGGCGAGGTGGCCGAGCGGGCGGGAATCAGCCAGGCCACGGCGTCGCAACAGCTCACCCTGCTGCGTCGCGGCCGGGTGGTGACCTCGCGGCGCGCCGGCAAGACGGTGTACTACCGGGCGGACCGCGACGGGGTGCTCGCCGCCCTGGCGGACCTGCGCGCCTACCTGCTGACCTGCTGCTGA
- a CDS encoding flavin-containing monooxygenase, producing the protein MTIPSEPVIIVGGGQSGLAAARAALAARLRPVVLHAGAEPVGSWPDYYDSLTLFSPARHSALPGLAFGGADPDRYPTRDEVVDYLRRYADGTDAEIRSGVRVTAVHARPGGGYLVRTDAGDEIAAAGLVAASGSFGNPYVPTLPGRRDYAGELRHVASYRRPEPYAGRRVVVVGAGNSAVQVAHELAARSTVTLATRGPVRYLPQRVRGRDLHHWLDVTGADRLPRRLIAPLVRRPGVLDDGTYRAAIAAGLLDRRDMFTAFTPEGVVWADGVVEPVDAVIFATGYRPALGYLAPLGVPRARGGVSTSHPGLVYLGLEFQRSFASNTLRGVGRDAAHVVAALAGRLSGAGRRSGAGGAARRARVRGV; encoded by the coding sequence GTGACCATCCCTTCCGAACCCGTGATCATCGTGGGCGGCGGCCAGTCGGGGCTCGCCGCCGCCCGCGCGGCCCTGGCCGCCCGGCTCCGCCCCGTCGTTCTGCACGCCGGGGCCGAGCCCGTCGGCTCCTGGCCCGACTACTACGACAGCCTCACCCTGTTCTCGCCCGCCCGGCACAGCGCCCTGCCGGGCCTCGCCTTCGGCGGGGCGGATCCCGACCGCTACCCGACCCGGGACGAGGTCGTCGACTACCTCCGCCGGTACGCCGACGGCACCGACGCCGAGATCCGCTCCGGCGTGCGCGTCACGGCGGTGCACGCGCGCCCCGGCGGCGGCTACCTCGTACGCACCGACGCCGGGGACGAGATCGCCGCGGCGGGCCTGGTGGCCGCCAGTGGCTCCTTCGGCAACCCGTACGTGCCCACCCTGCCCGGTCGGCGCGACTACGCCGGCGAGCTGCGGCACGTCGCCTCCTACCGGCGCCCCGAGCCGTACGCGGGCCGGCGGGTGGTGGTCGTCGGCGCGGGCAACTCCGCCGTGCAGGTCGCCCACGAGTTGGCTGCCCGGTCCACCGTCACCCTCGCCACCCGAGGGCCGGTCCGTTACCTGCCGCAGCGGGTCCGGGGTCGGGACCTGCACCACTGGCTCGACGTCACCGGCGCGGACCGGCTGCCCCGGCGGCTGATCGCACCCCTCGTCCGGCGTCCGGGCGTGCTGGACGACGGCACGTACCGCGCGGCCATCGCCGCCGGTCTGCTCGACCGTCGGGACATGTTCACCGCCTTCACCCCGGAGGGCGTCGTCTGGGCCGACGGCGTCGTCGAGCCGGTCGACGCGGTGATCTTCGCCACCGGGTACCGGCCGGCCCTGGGCTATCTCGCCCCGCTGGGCGTGCCGCGGGCGCGGGGCGGCGTGTCCACGTCCCATCCCGGCCTGGTGTACCTCGGGCTGGAGTTCCAGCGTTCGTTCGCGTCCAACACGCTGCGCGGGGTGGGCCGCGACGCCGCCCACGTGGTCGCGGCGCTGGCCGGGCGGTTGTCCGGCGCGGGCCGTCGGTCAGGCGCGGGCGGCGCGGCGCGCCGGGCGCGGGTGCGCGGCGTCTGA
- a CDS encoding ArsR/SmtB family transcription factor, translating to MSKQATTPGPVDLSADTPCCPPLARRPVPAQTAVVLAPAFKALGDPIRLRLMSMIASADGGEACVCDLTPAFDVSGPTISHHLRTLREVGLVDAERRGTWVYYRARPAVLRQLAALLTVDPAPDR from the coding sequence ATGTCGAAGCAAGCGACCACCCCGGGTCCGGTCGACCTCTCCGCCGACACCCCCTGCTGCCCGCCGCTGGCCCGCCGGCCGGTCCCGGCACAGACCGCGGTCGTACTGGCCCCGGCGTTCAAGGCCCTCGGCGACCCGATCCGGCTGCGCCTGATGTCGATGATCGCGTCGGCCGACGGCGGAGAGGCGTGCGTCTGCGACCTCACGCCCGCCTTCGACGTCAGCGGTCCGACCATCTCGCACCACCTGCGGACGCTGCGCGAGGTGGGCCTGGTGGACGCCGAGCGCCGGGGCACCTGGGTCTACTACCGGGCCCGTCCCGCCGTCCTGCGCCAGCTCGCCGCCCTGCTGACCGTGGACCCGGCCCCCGACCGGTGA
- a CDS encoding ArsR/SmtB family transcription factor, which produces MSGLLDRATALTYASWFRALADPTRVQIVEYLARQGRPMSVGELVAAVGLAQSTVSQHLKILAEVRFVLVESVGTARHYRVNDACVGCFPSAADVVMGRPAPSPNGAC; this is translated from the coding sequence GTGAGCGGTCTACTGGATCGGGCGACGGCGCTGACGTACGCCTCCTGGTTCCGGGCGCTGGCCGACCCGACCCGGGTGCAGATCGTGGAGTACCTGGCCCGGCAGGGCCGCCCGATGAGCGTCGGGGAGTTGGTGGCGGCGGTCGGCCTGGCCCAGTCCACCGTCTCCCAGCACCTCAAGATCCTTGCCGAGGTGCGGTTCGTGCTGGTGGAGTCGGTCGGCACCGCCCGCCACTACCGCGTCAACGACGCGTGCGTCGGCTGCTTCCCGTCGGCCGCCGACGTGGTCATGGGCCGCCCGGCCCCGAGCCCGAACGGAGCGTGCTGA
- a CDS encoding GNAT family N-acetyltransferase, with product MTEVGVRPMRPDDAAQVLRIYQAGLDGGDASFETAAPAWAAFDAGRLPGHRFVAADGADAVLGWVAVSPVSARAVYAGVVEHSVYVDPAARGRGVARLLLDTLIASTEAAGIWTVQSGVFPENTASLALHERAGFRVVGVRERVGRHHGRWRDVVLLERRSAVVD from the coding sequence ATGACCGAGGTCGGTGTCCGACCGATGCGCCCCGACGACGCCGCCCAGGTCCTGCGCATCTACCAGGCGGGCCTGGACGGCGGCGACGCCAGCTTCGAGACCGCCGCCCCCGCCTGGGCGGCCTTCGACGCCGGCCGGCTGCCCGGGCACCGGTTCGTGGCGGCCGACGGTGCCGACGCGGTGCTCGGCTGGGTCGCCGTCTCGCCGGTCTCGGCCCGGGCGGTCTACGCCGGCGTGGTCGAGCACTCGGTCTACGTCGACCCGGCGGCCCGGGGGCGCGGGGTTGCCCGGCTGCTGCTCGACACGCTGATCGCCTCGACCGAGGCCGCCGGGATCTGGACCGTCCAGTCCGGTGTGTTCCCGGAGAACACGGCCAGCCTCGCGCTGCACGAGCGGGCCGGGTTCCGGGTGGTCGGGGTGCGGGAACGGGTCGGCCGGCACCACGGCCGCTGGCGGGACGTCGTCCTGCTGGAACGGCGCAGCGCCGTCGTCGACTGA
- a CDS encoding NAD(P)-binding domain-containing protein produces the protein MDSLPVVVVGAGPVGLAAAAHLHERGLAFTVLEAGADAGAAVRQWGHVRVFSPWRYNLDSAARALLDRAGWVAPDPDALPTGAELVADYLQPLAESPQLKPHVRYGARVVAISRLGLDRLRTAGRDRAPFLLRLADGEELLARAVIDASGTWGTPNVLGASGLPARGEAEAAAHLEHALPDVLGADRERFAGRHTLVVGAGHSAANTLLSLAELAAEAPGTAVTWAIRSTSPARTYGGGDADALPARGALGSRLRAHVDAGRIRLLTGFNVHALSPVDGRVAVVVRAAGGVEDSVVVDRIVAATGFRPDHSIAAELRLDLDPVLGATRALAPLIDPNEHSCGTVPPHGVDQLAHPETGYYAVGMKSYGRAPTFLMATGYEQVRSVVAALAGDWDAARDVRLELPETGVCNSNPADSASGDDCCGTAPAPRSAGRGLATGVAGGLLAAPVELLPLGGAAGGGQTGGCCAG, from the coding sequence ATGGACAGTCTTCCCGTGGTGGTCGTCGGCGCCGGGCCGGTCGGCCTCGCCGCCGCCGCGCACCTGCACGAGCGCGGCCTCGCGTTCACCGTCCTGGAGGCCGGCGCCGACGCCGGCGCGGCCGTCCGCCAGTGGGGCCACGTGCGGGTCTTCTCTCCGTGGCGCTACAACCTCGACTCGGCCGCCCGCGCCCTGCTCGACCGGGCCGGCTGGGTCGCCCCCGACCCCGACGCCCTGCCCACCGGGGCGGAGCTGGTCGCCGACTACCTCCAGCCGCTCGCCGAGTCGCCACAGCTCAAGCCGCACGTGCGCTACGGCGCCCGGGTGGTCGCCATCAGCCGGCTCGGGCTGGACCGGCTGCGTACCGCCGGCCGGGACCGCGCCCCGTTCCTGCTCCGGCTCGCCGACGGCGAGGAACTGCTCGCCCGGGCCGTCATCGACGCCTCCGGCACCTGGGGCACCCCGAACGTGCTGGGCGCCTCGGGCCTGCCGGCGCGGGGTGAGGCCGAGGCCGCCGCCCACCTGGAGCACGCGCTGCCCGACGTCCTCGGCGCCGACCGGGAACGCTTCGCCGGCCGGCACACCCTCGTCGTGGGTGCCGGCCACTCCGCCGCCAACACCCTGCTGTCGCTGGCCGAACTCGCCGCCGAGGCGCCGGGCACGGCCGTCACCTGGGCGATCCGCTCGACGAGCCCGGCGCGCACGTACGGGGGCGGCGACGCCGACGCGCTGCCGGCCCGTGGCGCCCTGGGCAGCCGGCTGCGCGCGCACGTCGACGCCGGCCGGATCCGGCTGCTGACGGGGTTCAACGTGCACGCCCTCAGCCCGGTCGACGGCCGGGTCGCCGTGGTCGTCCGGGCCGCCGGCGGCGTCGAGGATTCGGTCGTGGTCGACCGCATCGTGGCCGCCACCGGCTTCCGCCCCGACCACTCCATCGCCGCCGAGCTGCGGCTGGACCTCGACCCGGTGCTGGGCGCCACCCGGGCGCTCGCCCCGCTGATCGACCCCAACGAGCACTCGTGCGGCACCGTGCCCCCGCACGGCGTGGACCAGCTCGCCCACCCCGAGACCGGCTACTACGCGGTGGGGATGAAGAGCTACGGCCGGGCCCCGACCTTCCTCATGGCCACCGGCTACGAGCAGGTCCGGTCGGTGGTGGCGGCGCTGGCGGGGGACTGGGACGCCGCCCGCGACGTGCGGTTGGAGCTGCCGGAGACCGGAGTGTGCAACAGCAACCCCGCCGACTCGGCGAGCGGGGACGACTGCTGCGGCACCGCCCCGGCCCCGCGGTCGGCCGGACGGGGGCTCGCCACCGGCGTCGCCGGCGGGCTGCTCGCCGCGCCGGTCGAGTTGCTCCCCCTCGGCGGTGCCGCCGGCGGTGGCCAGACCGGCGGCTGCTGCGCCGGCTGA
- a CDS encoding MFS transporter, producing MRLDAAAPAGLRVGGRRASTGGRRMVAALAVTQTVGYGTLYYAFAVLLAPMSGSLGASTTAVTGALTASVLASALAAVPVGRWLDRHGGRGLMTVGSLAATGLVLAWSQVHALWQLYAVMIGVGVAGAMVLYEPAFAVIVSRFAPPRRDDALLAVTVVAGFASTVFLPLTGLLVDRLDWRTALVVLAVVHGATTVPLHAAALRVPACRPPADGARVPPGRSRSARTRAIRDPRLWIIAGALVAHGAATSTMTVHLVGYLVDRGHPATFAATAAGLLGVLSVTGRLVLAGARRRLPVTGIVATIFALQAVAVLALPAVAGNRVGAVLGVVGFGLGFGVASLATPALLADRYGTAAYAGVAGLLAAPVTAARATAPLAAAALLHAVGYGPLLAAVAGCCALAAVGMLVRSAAPPPEASFAQAAPG from the coding sequence ATGCGCCTCGACGCGGCGGCGCCCGCCGGCCTCCGGGTCGGCGGGCGCCGTGCCTCCACCGGCGGGCGGCGGATGGTCGCCGCCCTCGCGGTCACCCAGACCGTCGGCTACGGCACCCTCTACTACGCCTTCGCGGTCCTGCTGGCCCCGATGTCGGGGTCGCTCGGGGCGTCCACCACCGCCGTGACCGGCGCGCTCACCGCGTCCGTGCTCGCCAGCGCGCTCGCCGCCGTGCCCGTCGGCCGGTGGCTCGACCGGCACGGCGGGCGCGGCCTGATGACCGTCGGCTCCCTCGCCGCGACCGGCCTCGTCCTGGCCTGGTCACAGGTGCACGCTCTCTGGCAGTTGTACGCGGTGATGATCGGCGTCGGCGTCGCCGGCGCGATGGTCCTCTACGAGCCCGCGTTCGCCGTCATCGTCTCCCGCTTCGCCCCGCCCCGCCGCGACGACGCCCTGCTCGCCGTCACCGTGGTGGCCGGTTTCGCCAGCACGGTCTTCCTGCCGCTCACCGGCCTGCTCGTCGACCGCCTCGACTGGCGGACCGCCCTGGTCGTCCTCGCCGTGGTGCACGGGGCGACCACCGTCCCGCTGCACGCCGCCGCGCTGCGCGTGCCGGCGTGCCGGCCACCCGCCGACGGCGCCCGGGTTCCGCCCGGCCGGTCGCGGAGCGCCCGGACGCGCGCGATCCGGGACCCACGGCTCTGGATCATCGCCGGCGCCCTCGTCGCCCACGGCGCGGCCACCAGCACGATGACGGTGCACCTGGTCGGCTACCTGGTCGACCGGGGACATCCCGCCACCTTCGCCGCGACCGCCGCCGGCCTGCTCGGCGTCCTCTCGGTCACCGGCCGACTCGTGCTCGCCGGCGCGCGCCGTCGGCTGCCGGTGACCGGGATCGTCGCCACGATCTTCGCCCTGCAGGCCGTCGCCGTGCTCGCCCTGCCCGCCGTGGCCGGCAACCGCGTCGGGGCGGTCCTCGGGGTCGTCGGCTTCGGCCTCGGGTTCGGCGTCGCCAGCCTGGCCACCCCGGCGTTGCTGGCCGACCGGTACGGCACCGCCGCGTACGCCGGCGTCGCCGGCCTGCTCGCCGCGCCTGTCACCGCCGCCAGGGCCACCGCCCCCCTCGCGGCGGCGGCCCTGCTGCACGCCGTCGGGTACGGGCCGCTGCTCGCCGCCGTCGCCGGCTGCTGCGCCCTCGCCGCCGTCGGGATGCTGGTGCGGTCGGCTGCGCCCCCGCCCGAGGCGTCGTTTGCCCAGGCCGCGCCGGGGTAA
- a CDS encoding DUF2267 domain-containing protein — MRFPLFVDAVSRRSGLSTAQSATIARAVLQTMVERMTGDSSGDPAGHLPDELDGYLAGPGPDDGRPAVPGPAQFLRQVGERAGVDEATARAGAGAVFATLREAVTVEEFHEMVARLPRDFDGMTQPIPRPPYDG; from the coding sequence GTGCGGTTTCCCCTATTCGTCGACGCGGTGTCCCGCCGGTCGGGACTGTCGACCGCGCAGTCCGCCACGATCGCGCGCGCCGTGCTCCAGACCATGGTGGAGCGGATGACCGGCGACAGCTCCGGTGACCCGGCCGGGCACCTCCCCGACGAACTGGACGGGTACCTGGCCGGGCCCGGTCCCGACGACGGCCGCCCGGCCGTCCCCGGGCCGGCGCAGTTCCTGCGTCAGGTGGGGGAGCGGGCCGGGGTGGACGAGGCAACCGCCCGGGCCGGCGCCGGCGCGGTCTTCGCCACCCTGCGGGAGGCGGTCACCGTCGAGGAGTTCCACGAGATGGTGGCCCGGCTGCCCCGGGACTTCGACGGGATGACGCAGCCGATACCTCGGCCGCCGTATGACGGTTGA